A single region of the Malus sylvestris chromosome 8, drMalSylv7.2, whole genome shotgun sequence genome encodes:
- the LOC126633112 gene encoding cold-regulated protein 27 isoform X1 has product MDNFMGGELKDSMQNGERRGGVAAAAEDPSSDDLGTPALTETLSTEWTDEKHSMYLKSMEASFVNQLYNSMDSRGRSSQKRNSLHPKLSKQPQFNSRASSGQFKILRGGCWQKINFVRAEANKADEDLLENPWVVHFRSAGKPKEFEYPNVQELAASQCEEVDSSRKKEMTGAPATCSKQFRASHSQLRHQELVGGNTEVTDQNFVDEDIKEEKEVGSCDRKSIKKFILNASSNDQVVPLRKPTGS; this is encoded by the exons ATGGATAATTTCATGGGGGGAGAGTTGAAGGATTCTATGCAGAACGGTGAGAGGCGGGGCGGGGTTGCTGCGGCGGCGGAGGACCCTTCCTCCGACGACTTG GGTACTCCGGCTCTGACGGAAACCCTGTCTACAGAATGGACGGATGAGAAGCACAGCATGTACCTCAAATCCATGGAAGCATCATTTGTCAACCAGTTGTATAATTCCATGGATTCGCGTGGTCGGAGCTCGCAAAAGAGGAATTCATTGCACCCGAAATTGTCAAAGCAACCGCAGTTTAACTCTCGTGCCTCGTCCGGCCAG TTTAAGATACTTCGAGGTGGCTGTTGGCAGAAGATCAATTTTGTAAGAGCTGAAGCAAATAAGGCAGATGAAGATCTTCTGGAAAATCCATGGGTCGTGCACTTTAGATCTGCCGGCAAGCCCAAAGAGTTTGAATATCCCAATGTTCAAGAACTGGCTGCATCACAATGTGAAGAAGTCGATTCAAGTAGGAAGAAGGAAATGACGGGTGCACCAGCGACATGCTCAAAGCAGTTTCGTGCATCTCACTCTCAGTTGCGCCATCAGGAATTGGTTGGAGGGAATACAG AGGTCACAGATCAGAACTTTGTCGATGAAGATattaaagaagaaaaggaagtcGGTTCATGTGATCGTAAGAGTATAAAAAAGTTTATACTTAATGCCTCAAGTAACGATCAG GTTGTTCCACTCCGCAAGCCTACTGGTTCCTGA
- the LOC126633112 gene encoding cold-regulated protein 27 isoform X2, giving the protein MDNFMGGELKDSMQNGERRGGVAAAAEDPSSDDLGTPALTETLSTEWTDEKHSMYLKSMEASFVNQLYNSMDSRGRSSQKRNSLHPKLSKQPQFNSRASSGQFKILRGGCWQKINFVRAEANKADEDLLENPWVVHFRSAGKPKEFEYPNVQELAASQCEEVDSSRKKEMTGAPATCSKQFRASHSQLRHQELVGGNTGALS; this is encoded by the exons ATGGATAATTTCATGGGGGGAGAGTTGAAGGATTCTATGCAGAACGGTGAGAGGCGGGGCGGGGTTGCTGCGGCGGCGGAGGACCCTTCCTCCGACGACTTG GGTACTCCGGCTCTGACGGAAACCCTGTCTACAGAATGGACGGATGAGAAGCACAGCATGTACCTCAAATCCATGGAAGCATCATTTGTCAACCAGTTGTATAATTCCATGGATTCGCGTGGTCGGAGCTCGCAAAAGAGGAATTCATTGCACCCGAAATTGTCAAAGCAACCGCAGTTTAACTCTCGTGCCTCGTCCGGCCAG TTTAAGATACTTCGAGGTGGCTGTTGGCAGAAGATCAATTTTGTAAGAGCTGAAGCAAATAAGGCAGATGAAGATCTTCTGGAAAATCCATGGGTCGTGCACTTTAGATCTGCCGGCAAGCCCAAAGAGTTTGAATATCCCAATGTTCAAGAACTGGCTGCATCACAATGTGAAGAAGTCGATTCAAGTAGGAAGAAGGAAATGACGGGTGCACCAGCGACATGCTCAAAGCAGTTTCGTGCATCTCACTCTCAGTTGCGCCATCAGGAATTGGTTGGAGGGAATACAGGTGCTCTCAGCTAA
- the LOC126633113 gene encoding uncharacterized protein LOC126633113, which translates to MPPFWSSTTSKAVRSLHSRKIGPRYLVRSGRKFDQIRCFSSIAGIETPSSSVHKWTADSQLDFNYRSRRQFLGCGDGEEGGVLSKVYEERRVLGYSPEQLYDVVAAVDLYHGFVPWCQRSVIIKTYPDGSFDAELEIGFKFLVESYVSHVELERPKRIKTTVSNSSLFDHLINIWEFNPGPVPGSCSLYFLVDFKFQSPLYRQVASVFFKEVVSKLVGSFNERCRLIYGPGVRVLENSYGQRA; encoded by the exons ATGCCGCCGTTCTGGTCGAGCACGACCTCGAAGGCGGTGAGGTCCTTGCACTCCCGGAAAATTGGTCCCAGGTATCTGGTCCGGTCCGGCCGGAAATTTGACCAGATTCGATGCTTTAGTAGCATTGCAGGCATAGAAACCCCATCGTCATCGGTCCACAAATGGACCGCCGATTCCCAGCTGGATTTCAATTACAGGTCACGGAGGCAATTTCTCGGCTGCGGTGACGGCGAGGAAGGCGGCGTATTATCCAAAGTCTATGAAGAGAGGCGCGTATTGGG GTATTCTCCGGAGCAGTTATACGATGTGGTTGCTGCGGTAGACTTGTATCATGGTTTCGTTCCCTGGTGTCAGCGGTCTGTCATAATTAAAACCTATCCTGATGGATCATTTGATGCTGAGCTCGAGATTGGGTTTAAATTTCTTGTTGAAAGTTACGTCTCCCATGTCGAATTAGAGAGACCAAAGCGTATAAAG ACCACTGTGTCAAATAGTTCCCTTTTCGATCATCTCATAAACATCTGGGAATTCAATCCGGGGCCAGTTCCAGGATCTTGCAGCCTTTACTTCTTGGTGGATTTTAAGTTCCAGTCGCCACTTTACCGACAG GTGGCATCGGTATTCTTTAAGGAGGTCGTCTCTAAGCTTGTTGGTTCATTTAATGAGCGATGCCGTTTGATATATGGACCAGGAGTTCGAGTTCTTGAAAACTCATATGGACAAAGGGCATGA